The Macaca mulatta isolate MMU2019108-1 chromosome 9, T2T-MMU8v2.0, whole genome shotgun sequence genomic sequence CCCATTCACTTCTTTCTTCACTTGGTCATTTATGCCTGTGGGCCGCACATCTAGGAGGCAGAAGCTGCTCATGGGTGCCGCCCAGAACCAGGGGTCAGCGGGGAGGCAGACACTCCTGTCAGAGGGGGGATGCCCGGGACCCAGGCCCAGCACCAGGTAGATGGTGGGGGTGGAACCAGCAGGACAAGGGGCTGGGCAGCGGTTAGGGATGGACCCGAGGCTCCCCTGGGTGGGCCGGAGCCCCGCCATTAAGGCATATCCCGGTGGGGCTTGGACAAGGCCGGGACCACCCAGCGCGAGGATGCGCGTGACGCCTGGGCGCGCTACGGCTTCCCGGGAGCTGCCCCCACGGAATCTCTCCTGGGTCCTTCGGGGGTCCCTGGGGGGAGCACAATGCCGGCCTCACTCACAGCTGGCAGGGTGGGGGGCGGGAGAAAGGCCAGCCGGGCAGAGGACGCGCAGGAGAGATGGAAGACTCCGGTGAACGTGAAATCTTTACTTAGAGAAAAGCGACAGAGTCAGAGACCCACGGGGGCAGGGCTGCAGCGAGGGCGCCTGGGGGCGAGACACGAACACGGCGGAGAGCATCGGGCGACGCGCTGGTCACAGGAGCTGGCGGGGGACGCTGCGGAGACAGAGCCCGAGGGTTGAGAGCGGCGACGCGGCCGGGGGCTCCCCACGGACACCGCGCCCCACGGCGGGCTCGGATTCACACCCCCCACTCCCGAGGTTCTGGCGGGCCGGGtcggagggaagaggaagaggggggTGGCCGGGGTCTCTGGCTCAGAAGCGGTGGCGGGAGGCCAGGAAGAGACCGGGGCAGAGCCGGCGGGGCCCCGCGGCGCGCACCTACCCCGGACCGGGCTGCGGGGCCGGAGACCATCACTGCACGGGCGGGGGCGCCGCGCTCCCGGCCGCCTTCCGCGCCGCCTCCTTCTCCGCCTTGGCCGACGGCTTCCCGGGGGGTTCGGtggcggccgccgccgccccagCCTGGGTGGGCCCCTTGCGCTCCTCCTTGGCGGCGCGGTAGCCGTCCCCCCAGGCCGCCGGCGTCTCCGTGCCGTGCTTGCGGCTCAGCGGGTAGGCCCCGATGGCCGCCAGGATGCTGCGGTGGCGCTCGGGGTCCATCTCCGTGTAGTACATCTCCAGGGTCAGCGGCGTGCAGATCTTGTGCTGCGGGAGGGGCCGGGTCAGGGCCGGCGGGCTGAGCCCTCCTGTGCGCCCCGGGCCCGGGCCCTCCCGCTTCTGCGGTTGGGGGCACTGCGGACAGTTTGTAACGGAGCCATGGTTTCAGGACACCGAAGGTCAGCCTCCGGTTCAGAACTCAGGGCCCTGGGTGGGGGGGGGCACGGAGCCAGGAGGTCGCGGGTTGTAAGGGGAGGGGGCCACCCAGGGAGAGGGGCGCAGACACCAGTGGACCTGCTCAGCCCAGCAAGGCCTCTGCGAGCGCGCTCCAGAGCATAAACCATGGAGTTATGAGAAAAGGAGCAGATTTTACTTCTGATGAATAAAAGGCTTTCTAAAAACACACTAAATGCTATAACTATTATTGgcaaagagatttaaaaaaaaaaggatggaagaaaatatttgccaaatatgTAGGGAGCATTAATATCatgttatatgaaaataaaacctcGCACAAGTCACTCAGGAGGACAGATGACCCCTAGAGAGATGGCTGGAGGGCGACCTTTTCTGCCTcgtcttttacttattttttaaattacaagaaGAGAAACCCATCACTAacacatcttttcttttaaattttcaaaagataGACTTTCATGTTCTAGAGAAATAACGGGAACATGGCTTTGGAGACCACTTTCCCCCAGCAGCAGCAGACACCCCTACCACCCCCTGCCTGGAGGCTATGGGAGGAGGCGCCGCTCCACCGCCCCCCACCCAGAGCCCTGGCCCCCTTACCCGCAGCAGGAAGCCATCGGGGCAGGTGAACTGATCGTACCAGATGGCCTTGTACATGATCAGCACGCAGCCCAGCAGCGCCATGGCGAAGGCGATCATCCGCGCGGTGGGCAGCTGGCAGGAGGGCAGAGAGGGGCTCAGCCACGCCAGGCAGGGGTCGCCTTTGTGGGGAGCTCCTCAGGGGCTGGTGCTGGCACAGGACCATCCCCGCCCTCCAGTCTTGATACCCCACCCCCCGCCCTGGGCAGCCAGTGGCTTTTCCCACTTTTCCGAGGGTCAAGTGTGCTGGCATCACCCCTGGGGGCCAGGCCTTGCTGGCGGCCCCTCCACTGGGGTTCTGGAGACATCTGCCACCAGGTAAAGTGATGTGGCCTTTGACCCAGGTGGGTCTTGTGGAAATTTGCAGCTTCCCTTCGCTGTGGGCTCCACAGGGGATGGGGGCCACAGCCTCAGGTGAGTCGGAGGCTGCACTCACCAGGCCTCCCAGGGGACTGCCCACAGTGGGTGCTGTAACATGAGCTGCAGACTGGAACGTGAAGCCAGGGGCGGGGAGCCCTAGCAGATCTTACTACTGGAGAATGGAAGGCTTTGGAAACAGTCCACTAAAAATGACTAAAGCTATCTTAATACGTTGAGAGATTTAAACAAGAGGATGAGAGAAGATATTTGCCAGATATACTGCAGAAAGAAAGTATTACATAGAAAGCCCGTAAGTCACTGAAGATGAGACAATGACCCTCTGGGCAAACAGGCAAGCAGCACTGGCCAGCGCTTCCCAGGAAGAGAAACATCTCAGGAGCACTACCGTTTGGTCAGTCCGCACCTGCAGCCTCGCCAGGGGGCCTGATGACTGCAGGGCAGTTGGAGGCCAGCTCTGGGTGGGGTGTCTCACCGCCACCCTCTCCTCCCAGACAGCAAGGGGACTCCAGCCCGGCCTGGCCTGAGCCCAGGCACCCCCAGCTGCCTTCCACCTTCTCCCCCTGCCCTGAGTCCCCACAGTGGGTGGGGTGAGTGTGGTTACCCTGCGTCCTTCCTCTGGGTGGCTGCAGTTCAGCCTCTGGCCCTCCAGGTCAGGGAACTTCTTCTGCTGGTCTAAGGAGGACAGCTGGTATTCTGTCTGCGTCTTGATGACCACCTGTGAAAAGAGATGGCCATGGCCTCAGTGGGCAGCTGGGAGGGACCCAAGAGAGCCCTGAACTGAGAGGGGAGGGAGCCAGGGTCAGCTTCGTGGCAGTGGTGTTGACCCTGACCATCTCCCAGGACCGTCTGGTGGATGGCAGGGCTCCAGCAGCCACAAAGTTAGGCCAAGGGAAGGTGGACACTGAAAGTCTGCTGGGCGCATGGCAGTCCTGGGCTTGGCCTGGTCGCTGACGGAGCCCCTCGCTTTGCCTGCTGCCTTCAATTCAGGGTGCTGGAGAATTGCCCTTGGCCAGCAGGGGTGGTCCTCCTGTCCTGGGTCCCCAGCATAGATGCTGCCCCCACCTCCAGCAGGGACAACTCAGGGTGCCTTCCATGCTGCACAACTCCCTAGGGGGTCAAACTGGATTGGGCTAGAACTGAGCTCTTTGCTTCTCCCCAGTTTCTGCTATAAGCACCCCCAGTGGTCACTTGCCCAAGGACCTCCATATCTCAGGCTCAACCCAGGACAGGGCCATGCCCCGAGGGAAGGGTGGGAAGCGTTGCCTGCTGGGTGCCCTATGGACAGCAGGTGGGCGGGCTGCTGTCTAGGAGTCAGTGCGTGAATTCTTGGTTACCCGTCGGCCAGTTTGCCCAGCCCTGGCATATGGGGGAGCTGACCAGGAGGTCACATAGAGTGCCCATGGCCAACTGGGGTTTTGGTCCCCACGGTCCTTCTTCTGCTTGCTCTACTGCACCTGGGAAGAGGCCACATCTAGACAAACCTCACCCCACACCCCTTTGTTCCCAGGGGAGCCTGAGA encodes the following:
- the CALY gene encoding neuron-specific vesicular protein calcyon, whose product is MVKLGCSFSGKPGKDPGDQDGAAMDSVPLISPLDVSQLQPPLPDQVVIKTQTEYQLSSLDQQKKFPDLEGQRLNCSHPEEGRRLPTARMIAFAMALLGCVLIMYKAIWYDQFTCPDGFLLRHKICTPLTLEMYYTEMDPERHRSILAAIGAYPLSRKHGTETPAAWGDGYRAAKEERKGPTQAGAAAAATEPPGKPSAKAEKEAARKAAGSAAPPPVQ